A genomic region of Paroedura picta isolate Pp20150507F chromosome 4, Ppicta_v3.0, whole genome shotgun sequence contains the following coding sequences:
- the ZBTB41 gene encoding zinc finger and BTB domain-containing protein 41: MKKRRKFTSNLDAKICCDHQKDSSNKILVTDSEQKAIVDSAGVAAADELARSKELPPSQDQREILSSLQYNRNLLKYLNDDRQKQSSFCDLLIIVEGKEFSAHKVVVAVGSSYFHAYLSKNPRTDVITLDHVTHSVFRHLLEFLYTSEFFVYQKEIPLVLEAAKFLDIIDAVKLLNGENVSNSQSEERTESPSRVQTSSELTHKVANNHQCALCNRNFCYKKSLENHLSRAHKSLTREKEDGLKMVERADISTRRSMRNRKCPAKFEQSDNESEDASDSYLDKDAPSKENSESEDSGSEYNTDGRKEEDTSEDDTESEEQTEHEEEDGQEPDSLSENAPESTLSTYIPVIVQNSSKKCLQCPKCDKTFDRAGKYESHARVHTGEKPFECDICHQRYSTKSNLTVHRKKHNNEIDFHKKEHKCAYCNKLHATKKTLFKHVKRFHPENAQEFFSIKKKKSEGWKCDICSKSFTRRPHLEEHMILHTQNKPFKCTYCEEHFKSRFARLKHQEKFHLGPFPCDICGRQFNDTGNLKRHVECTHGGKRKWTCFICGKSVRERTTLKEHLRIHSGEKPHLCSICGQSFRHGSSYRLHLRVHHDDKRYECEECGKTFIRHDHLTKHRKIHSGEKAHQCEECGKCFGRRDHLTVHYKSVHLGEKVWQKYKATFHQCEVCKKVFKGKSSLEMHFRTHSGEKPYKCQICNQSFRIKKTLTKHMVIHSDARPFNCQYCNATFKRKDKLKYHTDHVHGGKSTEESPSPLPEEKTDSLLTQYTADNKTFPSEAKPFMEQTKVYQAETKSMLQDVPSDSCIPVTLVPVQIHENTQSDLVQHATSLTPPPPNILPPQAPAADYQRATDLAFLEKYTLTPQPANIVHPVRPDQILDPREPSYLGTLLGLDAAPAVQNISSNEHT; this comes from the exons atgaagaaaagaagaaagttcACTTCAAATCTAGATGCCAAAATATGCTGTGATCACCAGAAGGACTCTTCAAATAAGATTCTTGTAACAGACTCGGAACAAAAAGCTATTGTTGATTCTGCAGGGGTTGCTGCTGCAGATGAACTTGCACGTTCCAAAGAACTCCCTCCATCTCAAGATCAAAGAGAGATTTTGAGTTCCCTGCAGTATAACAGAAATCTTCTCAAGTACTTAAATGATGATCGACAGAAACAGTCATCTTTTTGTGATCTTCTCATAATTGTCGAAGGAAAAGAATTTAGTGCCCACAAAGTAGTCGTTGCTGTTGGAAGTAGCTATTTTCATGCTTACTTGAGCAAAAATCCAAGAACAGATGTCATTACCTTGGATCACGTAACTCATTCAGTATTCCGTCACCTCCTTGAGTTTCTGTACACGTCAGAGTTTTTTGTGTATCAAAAGGAAATCCCCTTAGTTTTAGAGGCAGCCAAGTTTTTAGATATTATTGATGCGGTTAAGCTGCTAAATGGTGAAAATGTTTCTAATTCCCAGTCTGAGGAGAGAACTGAGAGCCCCTCACGGGTACAAACATCCAGTGAATTGACTCATAAAGTTGCAAACAATCACCAGTGTGCTTTGTGTAATCGAAATTTCTGTTACAAGAAATCCTTAGAAAATCATTTGTCCAGAGCCCACAAATCCCTTACCCGAGAAAAAGAAGATGGCCTAAAAATGGTTGAGAGAGCAGATATTTCGACACGAAGGTCAATGCGAAATCGCAAGTGTCCAGCTAAGTTTGAGCAGAGTGACAATGAAAGTGAGGACGCTTCTGATAGCTATCTTGATAAAGATGCTCCCAGCAAGGAAAACAGTGAGTCTGAAGATAGCGGGAGCGAGTATAATACTgatggcaggaaggaggaagacacGTCTGAAGATGATACAGAGTCTGAAGAGCAAActgagcatgaagaagaagatggtcaGGAACCAGATAGCCTGTCAGAAAATGCTCCTGAAAGCACTCTGTCAACATATATTCCAGTAATCGTGCAGAACAGTAGCAAAAAATGTTTACAGTGTCCTAAGTGTGATAAAACTTTTGATCGAGCAG GGAAATATGAGAGCCATGCTCGTGTGCATACTGGTGAAAAGCCTTTTGAGTGTGACATCTGTCATCAGCGCTATTCAACCAAATCCAACTTAACAGTTCACAGGAAGAAACATAATAATGAAATCGACTTTCATAAAAAAGAACACAAATGTGCATACTGCAACAAACTGCATGCCACCAAAAAGACTTTGTTTAAACATGTGAAAAG ATTCCATCCTGAGAATGCACAAGAGTTTTTCtccatcaagaaaaaaaagagtgaaGGCTGGAAATGTGAT ATTTGCAGTAAATCATTCACTCGAAGGCCTCATTTGGAAGAACACATGATTCTTCACACTCAGAACAAGCCTTTCAAATGTACCTATTGTGAAGAGCACTTTAAGTCTCGTTTTGCTAGGCTGAAGCATCAAGAAAAGTTCCATCTTG GACCTTTTCCATGCGATATTTGCGGCCGTCAGTTTAATGACACAGGAAATCTCAAACGCCATGTTGAATGTACTCATGGTGGGAAGAGAAAATGGACCTGTTTTATTTGTGGAAAATCAGTAAGAGAGAG AACAACTTTGAAAGAGCACTTGAGAATCCATAGTGGAGAGAAGCCGCATCTGTGTAGTATTTGTGGGCAGAGTTTTCGTCATGGTAGTTCGTACAG ACTTCATCTACGAGTCCACCATGATGACAAAAGGTATGAATGTGAAGAATGTGGAAAGACATTTATTCGCCATGACCATTTGACAAAGCACAGAAAGATACACTCAG GGGAAAAGGCACATCAGTGCGAAGAATGTGGGAAATGCTTTGGGCGAAGAGATCACCTCACCGTTCATTATAAAAGTGTTCATCTAGGTGAAAAGGTGTGGCAAAA ATACAAAGCAACATTTCATCAGTGTGAAGTCTGCAAGAAAGTTTTTAAGGGGAAATCAAGCTTGGAAATGCATTTTAGGACCCATTCAG GCGAGAAACCGTATAAATGCCAAATTTGCAACCAGTCCTTCAGGATTAAGAAGACGTTAACTAAACACATGGTCATTCATTCAGATGCTCGCCCCTTCAATTGTCAGTATTGCAATGCAACTTTTAAACGGAAGGACAAGCTGAAATATCATACTGATCATGTGCACGGAGGAAAATCCACAGAGGAATCACCAAGccctctgccagaagaaaaaaCAGATTCTCTGCTGACGCAGTACACAGCTGATAACAAGACTTTTCCGAGCGAGGCTAAACCATTCATGGAACAGACCAAGGTTTATCAAGCAGAAACCAAAAGCATGCTGCAGGATGTACCCTCAGACTCATGTATACCAGTGACGCTGGTACCAGTTCAGATACATGAGAACACTCAATCTGATCTTGTACAGCATGCCACCTCTCTCACACCCCCGCCTCCCAATATTCTTCCTCCACAGGCCCCTGCAGCTGATTATCAGCGAGCAACAGACCTGGCGTTTCTAGAAAAATATACACTAACTCCACAGCCAGCAAACATTGTTCATCCAGTCAGACCTGACCAAATCTTGGATCCCAGAGAACCGTCATACCTTGGGACTCTACTGGGTCTTGATGCAGCTCCAGCCGTGCAGAATATTTCTAGTAATGAACATACATGA